In the Candidatus Methylacidiphilales bacterium genome, GATCGACCAAATGGAGCACCAGATCGGCCGCGGCCAGGGCCTCATGGGTGCGGGCGATGCCCAGTTGTTCGACCGCATCGGCATCCGGTCGCAATCCCGCCGTATCGACCAGTCGCACACACATCCCGCCCAGGGTGATGGTTTCTTCGATGGTGTCGCGGGTGGTGCCGGGCACCGGGCTGACGATGGCCCGGTCGCGCTGGAGGAGGGCATTGAGAAGGCTGGATTTGCCCGCATTGGGTGCGCCGCAGAGAACAACCTGGAATCCCTCCCGCAGGTGGCGGCCCTCGGGTGCCGTTTCGAGCAGCGACTCCAAGTGCGCCGACAAGTTGTCGATCCCTTGGAGAAAAGCCGCGCCGGTTTGGGGATCGATGTCCTCCTCTGGGAAGTCGATGTGGGCTTCCAGGTGGGCCAGGAGTTGCAGCAGTTCTTCAACCATGGCGCGCACGGATTTTCCGAGATGCCCGTCCTGGAGGGCGCGGGCGGCGCGGAGGGCGCGTTCGGACCCGGCCTGGATCAGGTCCATCACCGCTTCGGCCTGGGTCAGGTCCATGCGCCCGTTGAGGAAGGCCCTCTCCGTGAATTCGCCCCCCCGGGCCACCCGGGCTCCCAGGCGGCAGCAGGCCTCCATCAACGATTCGACAATGAGCGGGTTGCCATGACAGCAGATTTCCGCGGTGTCCTCGCCGGTGTAGGAACCGGGCCCCGGCCAGCAAGTGACCACCG is a window encoding:
- the mnmE gene encoding tRNA uridine-5-carboxymethylaminomethyl(34) synthesis GTPase MnmE — its product is MPATDTIVALATPPGRSALALIRLSGPQALELAATLAAPRPLPPRRAVHAVLKLDGKMLDDAVVTCWPGPGSYTGEDTAEICCHGNPLIVESLMEACCRLGARVARGGEFTERAFLNGRMDLTQAEAVMDLIQAGSERALRAARALQDGHLGKSVRAMVEELLQLLAHLEAHIDFPEEDIDPQTGAAFLQGIDNLSAHLESLLETAPEGRHLREGFQVVLCGAPNAGKSSLLNALLQRDRAIVSPVPGTTRDTIEETITLGGMCVRLVDTAGLRPDADAVEQLGIARTHEALAAADLVLHLVDPLDPQPQPQTQLLEDTGSAPVLHLRSKCDLHPGPLPEEWLAVSAKTGHGLDALRQRIASHLRMDETSGGLDALAINSRHEALLARARDALLAAREGQSTGRPPELVSSDLRLALQSLSEITGRVTNEHILDRLFKNFCIGK